A window from Pseudomonadota bacterium encodes these proteins:
- a CDS encoding AAA family ATPase gives MNNSATTINSDNTLPGADSSVQKVPEYCRYWGLHKPAFDNVPDPSMYVDAHESVENAIAETVFAIDEGNECIAVIVGDIGLGKTLSLRMILDSLNQEKYRIAFITNPDMSFVQLLKEIIGQLTGAQCEIRGRVELLEIFNRILFKTHDEHKKVLIFIDEANALTPTNLESLRLLTNMQDDTKNLFTIVLAGQMELAKRLEHPRRANLYQRIGTYNRIEKIPNIELLRHYVEARLKLAGASRAIFSENAFEMLWEYSEHGVPRLINKICKLSLKAGETNGLTEITDKIVEQIGQRFQKLTGPILQKRKPRKRSSQTEEKYQDDITDTPTEIVSFSPEETKIFEDLPTENDYDIEEEIEEMNYPAASQGVTEAADRSEEAGAIKETSDDMLSDNQKAGGILPTEEDAGKFSDLTEEICIKDIRFKAFIPHNLFEEAQIKTQAERDKMAGVLAAKTMEDHKDHFSTSTVDPVFLWCELKDYFLQRLIHAKEA, from the coding sequence ATGAATAACTCAGCCACCACCATAAATTCAGACAATACGTTGCCGGGGGCTGACTCGTCAGTCCAAAAAGTGCCCGAATATTGTCGGTACTGGGGTCTACATAAACCTGCCTTCGACAATGTTCCGGATCCTTCTATGTATGTTGATGCACATGAATCTGTGGAAAATGCCATTGCGGAAACAGTATTTGCTATAGATGAGGGAAATGAATGCATTGCTGTCATTGTTGGGGATATTGGTCTGGGGAAGACTCTGTCGCTTCGCATGATTCTTGATTCTCTCAATCAGGAGAAATATCGTATTGCCTTTATTACCAACCCGGATATGTCCTTTGTCCAGTTGCTGAAAGAAATTATCGGTCAACTGACGGGTGCGCAATGTGAGATAAGGGGAAGAGTCGAATTGCTGGAAATATTCAACAGGATTCTCTTTAAAACACATGACGAGCATAAAAAAGTGCTTATTTTTATTGATGAAGCAAATGCTCTTACCCCGACAAACCTCGAAAGCCTGAGGCTCCTTACAAACATGCAGGACGATACAAAGAACCTATTTACCATTGTTCTTGCCGGACAAATGGAGCTAGCAAAGAGATTGGAACATCCCAGACGTGCAAACCTTTATCAAAGAATCGGGACTTACAATAGAATAGAAAAAATTCCTAATATAGAACTCCTCCGCCATTATGTAGAGGCACGTCTTAAACTGGCAGGTGCATCGCGTGCTATTTTTTCTGAAAATGCATTTGAAATGCTCTGGGAATATTCTGAGCATGGTGTTCCGCGTTTAATTAACAAAATCTGCAAGCTTTCATTGAAGGCCGGAGAAACTAATGGACTAACAGAAATTACCGATAAAATTGTTGAGCAGATAGGGCAACGTTTTCAAAAGCTAACCGGCCCAATTCTACAGAAGAGAAAACCGCGAAAAAGGTCTTCTCAAACAGAGGAAAAATACCAGGATGATATTACAGATACCCCAACGGAAATTGTCTCTTTTTCACCTGAAGAAACAAAGATCTTTGAAGACCTCCCAACTGAAAATGATTATGATATTGAAGAAGAAATAGAAGAAATGAACTACCCCGCGGCAAGCCAAGGGGTAACAGAGGCAGCAGATAGATCGGAAGAAGCAGGTGCAATAAAAGAGACATCAGACGATATGCTTTCCGATAACCAGAAAGCGGGGGGAATCTTACCAACAGAAGAAGATGCCGGTAAGTTCTCTGATCTGACTGAAGAAATATGTATAAAAGATATTCGCTTTAAGGCTTTTATCCCACACAATTTATTTGAAGAAGCTCAGATTAAAACACAAGCAGAACGAGACAAAATGGCAGGCGTTCTGGCAGCCAAAACCATGGAAGACCACAAAGACCACTTTTCAACAAGCACTGTTGATCCTGTTTTTCTATGGTGTGAACTCAAAGACTATTTTTTGCAGAGGCTTATCCATGCAAAGGAGGCGTAG
- a CDS encoding tetratricopeptide repeat protein encodes MDKKKDAQKWFLKGCLLDEIDSISEEAIEAYKKTIQLDDTYVDAYINLGSLYIKKEDYKTALKYFSKAVQLEPNSPAVYNNLGYVYEKMERFGSAKRMYENAIQLNPRDVEAHTNIAFILELQGDYNQAIELYQKAIEIDPGVTSPHFCLAVLYDRHDMFDEALEEYDNVIEIEPNHAKALFNIGTIYLQHGNHALAVKSFRKLLETNPDLWEAWSNLALIYDEMGNYEEAVKAYKKSLSFDLLQEKVHVNLAQIEYLHYKKNPDEANWKSVRDRLLFVLSINPENKKAQRLLQELEGIEG; translated from the coding sequence TTGGATAAAAAAAAGGATGCACAGAAATGGTTTTTGAAAGGGTGCCTTCTTGATGAAATCGATTCGATTTCTGAAGAAGCGATTGAGGCTTACAAAAAAACTATCCAGTTAGATGATACATATGTTGATGCCTATATTAATCTGGGTTCTCTCTATATTAAGAAAGAAGACTATAAAACAGCCTTGAAGTATTTCAGTAAGGCTGTTCAATTGGAGCCGAATAGTCCTGCCGTCTACAACAATTTGGGATATGTATATGAAAAGATGGAGCGTTTTGGAAGCGCAAAACGAATGTATGAAAATGCTATCCAACTAAATCCCCGCGATGTTGAGGCCCATACAAATATTGCTTTTATTTTGGAATTACAGGGAGATTATAACCAAGCCATAGAGCTATATCAAAAAGCCATAGAGATTGACCCAGGCGTAACCTCGCCCCACTTTTGTCTTGCCGTTTTATACGACCGGCATGATATGTTTGACGAGGCCCTTGAGGAATATGATAATGTTATTGAAATTGAACCCAACCATGCAAAAGCCCTTTTCAATATAGGGACTATCTATCTCCAGCATGGGAATCATGCACTGGCTGTTAAATCTTTCAGGAAACTCCTTGAAACAAACCCCGACCTGTGGGAAGCATGGAGTAATCTTGCATTAATTTACGATGAGATGGGTAATTACGAAGAGGCTGTCAAGGCATATAAAAAATCACTTTCCTTTGACTTGCTACAGGAAAAAGTACATGTTAATCTTGCTCAAATCGAATATCTCCATTACAAAAAAAATCCCGATGAAGCTAACTGGAAGAGCGTGCGAGACAGACTCCTTTTTGTTTTGTCAATAAATCCTGAAAACAAAAAAGCGCAGAGGCTCCTCCAGGAGCTCGAGGGCATAGAAGGATAG
- a CDS encoding Tm-1-like ATP-binding domain-containing protein, with the protein MKTICLIGAFDTKGAEYAFVREQILARGHKVLTVNTGIMGSTDLFPVDVQAYDVAQASGGSLEQLRERKDRGEAMKVMCEGIPVIVKSLYDDNMIDGIIGMGGTGGTAVVTSAMRVLPVGMPKVCVSTTASGDVGTYVGTKDITMIPSIVDVAGINRISRIIFARAAGAVCGMVETDISESSVDKPVIAASMFGNTTPCVNACMESLSTEGYEILVFHATGTGGKTMESLIREGLVDAVLDITTTEWADTVCGGVFDAGPERLDAAGQTGIPHLIVPGCVDMANFGGMDTVPEKYKKGNRTFYEWTPSVTLMRTNKEENEKMGKVFAKKANAAKGPVAFLIPLKGVSMLDSDNQPFCDREADKAMFDAIKANIMEGIELVEMDNNINDPEFAAKAVDMMLALIRQARG; encoded by the coding sequence ATGAAAACGATATGTTTAATTGGAGCCTTTGACACCAAAGGTGCGGAATATGCCTTTGTTCGTGAGCAAATCCTTGCAAGAGGGCATAAAGTACTTACAGTTAACACTGGAATAATGGGATCAACCGACCTCTTCCCCGTGGACGTACAGGCCTACGATGTCGCACAGGCCAGCGGCGGCAGCCTTGAACAACTTCGAGAGAGGAAAGACCGCGGTGAGGCAATGAAGGTTATGTGTGAGGGCATACCGGTAATCGTTAAGTCGCTATACGATGACAATATGATTGACGGCATCATCGGTATGGGTGGCACCGGAGGAACAGCGGTCGTTACTTCTGCAATGCGCGTCCTTCCAGTTGGCATGCCAAAAGTCTGTGTCTCGACCACAGCATCAGGCGATGTTGGAACTTATGTGGGGACCAAGGATATCACGATGATCCCTTCCATCGTAGACGTGGCCGGTATTAATCGCATTTCACGCATTATTTTCGCGCGCGCAGCCGGTGCGGTCTGCGGCATGGTTGAAACTGATATCTCCGAAAGCTCAGTAGACAAACCGGTCATAGCAGCATCAATGTTCGGCAACACAACTCCCTGTGTCAACGCCTGCATGGAGAGTCTCTCGACTGAGGGTTATGAGATTCTTGTTTTCCACGCAACCGGAACCGGCGGGAAGACGATGGAAAGCCTCATAAGGGAAGGTTTAGTTGACGCTGTTCTGGATATTACAACCACTGAATGGGCAGACACTGTTTGCGGCGGGGTATTCGATGCAGGTCCCGAACGACTTGATGCAGCCGGACAAACGGGAATACCTCACCTCATCGTACCGGGATGCGTGGACATGGCCAATTTCGGTGGAATGGATACGGTACCTGAAAAATATAAGAAAGGGAACCGTACGTTCTACGAATGGACTCCATCGGTTACCCTGATGCGTACCAACAAAGAAGAAAATGAGAAAATGGGAAAAGTATTCGCGAAAAAAGCAAACGCCGCTAAGGGCCCGGTTGCATTTCTCATCCCTCTCAAAGGGGTATCCATGCTCGACAGCGACAATCAGCCGTTCTGCGACCGCGAAGCTGATAAGGCAATGTTCGATGCCATCAAGGCAAACATCATGGAAGGTATTGAGTTAGTCGAAATGGACAACAATATCAATGATCCGGAGTTCGCGGCCAAGGCAGTTGATATGATGCTGGCACTTATCAGACAAGCCAGGGGCTGA
- a CDS encoding PEP-utilizing enzyme codes for MAKTFMDPHDVPTIPGTEGWEKMYPYQYLFSKDDPERAAFESSQIWFYDGLHYTVPHYPFDLIWDEAWSMTLSQYNTRHWLVPPSMGIDHRVVNGYVYISPVAVSDPEEIPKRVPHFMERAGYYFQNWDSLYEKWKKKVVGVIEKLEAMNFTDLPEMEDISVIKEGLGVGSGYKFLKAWDELIDLGLLCWQYHFEMLNLAYAAQVTFFQTADQIFPGVPIPTLTKMSAGFDPVLFRPEEELARLSKLAIKLGLEEEFAKPLKAEVLMKELDKNAAGKEWLKELEVARYPWFHMSTGTGWFHTDQNWNDSLDIPFASIKANIMALKEGKTLGRNREATLAERDRITEEYRALIKTDVDREAFDQGLALARLVLPYAEDHNFYVEQWFHTIFWKKVRQVGQVLKNAGFFEDTEDVWFLKRDEIKAAIWDMVTGWTTGVKSRGPSYWPKEIAWRKDVWKKLSEWSPPPAIGTPPDVVTEPFTIVSWGITSDTLTGWLASDEGGEGGDSNTLKGNPGCSGVVQGKARVVTNPEDLANVQVGEILVAKSLSPSWTPSFSTIAGTITDVGGPMCHAAIIAREYNVPTVVGTGKGTQVIKTGDLVKLDGDTGLVTILERAK; via the coding sequence ATGGCAAAAACATTTATGGATCCACATGATGTTCCGACAATCCCAGGTACAGAAGGCTGGGAGAAGATGTATCCTTATCAATATCTGTTTTCCAAAGATGATCCGGAAAGGGCTGCCTTTGAAAGCAGCCAGATCTGGTTTTATGACGGATTACACTACACAGTCCCCCACTATCCCTTTGACCTTATATGGGATGAAGCATGGTCCATGACACTTTCGCAGTACAATACCCGTCACTGGCTTGTTCCGCCCTCAATGGGCATTGACCACAGGGTTGTGAACGGCTACGTATATATCAGTCCTGTAGCTGTTTCTGATCCTGAAGAAATACCAAAGAGAGTGCCGCATTTCATGGAACGTGCCGGTTACTATTTCCAGAACTGGGATAGTTTATATGAGAAGTGGAAGAAGAAAGTAGTCGGCGTTATCGAGAAACTCGAGGCAATGAATTTTACGGATTTGCCTGAGATGGAAGATATCAGCGTTATCAAGGAAGGTCTTGGAGTGGGAAGCGGCTATAAGTTCCTGAAAGCATGGGATGAACTTATTGATCTTGGTCTTCTATGCTGGCAGTACCATTTCGAGATGCTGAATCTTGCCTATGCTGCACAGGTAACTTTCTTTCAGACAGCAGATCAGATTTTCCCCGGTGTTCCAATACCGACATTAACCAAGATGTCTGCCGGATTTGACCCTGTTCTGTTCAGACCTGAGGAAGAGCTTGCCAGGCTGTCCAAGCTTGCAATTAAGCTCGGTCTTGAAGAAGAGTTTGCAAAACCCTTAAAAGCTGAAGTGCTTATGAAGGAACTGGACAAAAATGCTGCAGGAAAAGAATGGCTTAAGGAACTTGAAGTAGCAAGATATCCCTGGTTCCATATGTCTACCGGCACCGGTTGGTTTCACACGGATCAAAACTGGAACGATAGCCTCGACATACCATTTGCGTCCATTAAAGCCAATATAATGGCTCTGAAGGAAGGCAAGACACTTGGCAGGAATAGAGAAGCAACGCTTGCGGAAAGAGATAGAATTACCGAGGAATACAGAGCGCTTATCAAGACTGACGTTGATAGAGAGGCCTTTGATCAGGGCCTCGCTCTGGCCCGTTTAGTGCTCCCATATGCAGAAGACCACAACTTTTATGTTGAGCAGTGGTTCCACACAATCTTCTGGAAGAAGGTCCGCCAGGTAGGCCAGGTGCTTAAAAATGCAGGTTTCTTTGAAGATACTGAAGATGTATGGTTCTTAAAACGTGATGAAATCAAAGCTGCTATATGGGATATGGTTACAGGATGGACAACAGGTGTAAAATCAAGAGGACCATCTTATTGGCCGAAAGAGATTGCCTGGAGAAAAGATGTATGGAAGAAACTTTCAGAATGGTCGCCCCCGCCGGCGATTGGCACGCCTCCGGATGTTGTTACAGAACCTTTCACGATCGTAAGTTGGGGTATTACAAGTGATACGTTGACAGGTTGGCTGGCATCCGATGAAGGAGGAGAAGGCGGAGACTCAAACACATTAAAGGGCAATCCTGGCTGTTCCGGTGTTGTTCAGGGAAAAGCAAGGGTTGTAACTAATCCCGAAGATCTTGCAAATGTACAGGTCGGTGAAATCCTTGTAGCAAAGAGTCTTTCCCCGAGCTGGACGCCCTCATTTTCAACAATTGCCGGTACAATAACGGATGTGGGTGGCCCTATGTGTCACGCTGCAATCATTGCCAGAGAATATAACGTACCGACAGTTGTCGGCACCGGGAAAGGCACGCAGGTTATAAAAACTGGCGACCTGGTAAAATTGGATGGTGATACAGGTTTGGTAACAATACTCGAAAGGGCTAAATAA
- a CDS encoding GntR family transcriptional regulator, whose protein sequence is MEKLVINKDITIRRKVYNHIREMILSGAIAPNERLIEAKIADKIGTSRTPVREALHSLELEKLITSMPSVGYAVKPLSEEDVSQICDIRALLEGLAAHWAIQKAHEKLIKELAKNIAAAEIEVEKGNIKTFIELDGQFHEIISKHSGSERLLELTQTLRRHMLRYRVQSIFLKDVVLRAIDGHKGILEAIETGDIKKVNEAIAYHLEQSKKDTLRYAFDKDNTDKTHTITS, encoded by the coding sequence ATGGAGAAATTAGTAATAAATAAAGACATAACAATACGGAGGAAAGTCTATAATCATATCCGTGAGATGATTTTAAGCGGCGCGATAGCCCCCAATGAACGGCTTATAGAGGCTAAGATTGCAGATAAGATCGGAACATCGAGGACCCCTGTAAGGGAGGCACTTCACAGTCTTGAACTTGAGAAACTCATTACATCAATGCCGAGCGTGGGTTACGCGGTTAAGCCCTTAAGCGAGGAGGATGTATCACAGATATGCGATATTCGTGCATTATTGGAAGGCCTGGCTGCACACTGGGCAATCCAAAAAGCACATGAAAAATTGATAAAGGAGTTGGCAAAAAATATTGCAGCCGCTGAAATTGAGGTTGAAAAAGGAAACATAAAGACCTTCATTGAATTGGACGGTCAGTTTCACGAGATTATTTCGAAACATAGCGGCAGTGAGCGTTTGCTCGAGTTGACACAGACTCTGAGGCGGCATATGTTGAGATACAGGGTACAGAGCATATTTTTGAAAGACGTTGTTTTGCGCGCCATAGACGGCCACAAGGGGATCCTTGAGGCGATTGAAACAGGAGACATAAAAAAGGTAAATGAGGCGATAGCTTACCACCTTGAACAATCAAAAAAAGATACACTGCGCTATGCCTTTGATAAAGACAATACAGACAAAACCCATACTATAACATCGTAA
- a CDS encoding 2-oxoacid:acceptor oxidoreductase family protein, producing MVEIKFYGRGGQGAVIASQILAKVFFSMGMYPQCFSLFGGERRGAPVASFLRVDDKKILLKCEITRPDEVIFMAPDLVDEKEIDAILKPRGLILINNALTTNDFKALRKFRLALVDALSISEDLGLGAMINTAMLGAYAKASGAVPMEYLEKAIKDTVPARIEENIAAARRAYELTRLFTEVQ from the coding sequence ATGGTTGAAATCAAATTCTACGGCAGGGGAGGACAGGGAGCAGTCATCGCGTCCCAGATACTGGCAAAGGTATTTTTCAGCATGGGGATGTACCCGCAGTGTTTTTCCCTTTTTGGCGGTGAGAGACGTGGTGCGCCTGTTGCGAGCTTCTTGAGGGTTGACGATAAAAAAATACTCTTAAAGTGCGAAATTACCAGACCGGACGAGGTAATTTTTATGGCCCCTGACCTTGTTGATGAAAAAGAGATTGATGCCATATTAAAGCCCAGGGGACTCATCCTCATCAACAATGCACTTACTACAAATGATTTTAAGGCGTTACGGAAGTTCCGCCTTGCCCTTGTGGATGCCCTCTCGATTTCCGAAGATCTGGGGTTAGGCGCTATGATCAACACGGCAATGCTCGGCGCATATGCTAAGGCAAGCGGCGCCGTACCCATGGAATATCTCGAAAAGGCTATTAAAGATACTGTTCCTGCCAGGATTGAAGAGAATATTGCTGCCGCCCGGAGGGCATATGAGCTGACCCGGCTTTTTACGGAGGTGCAATAG